The Cronobacter sakazakii genome has a window encoding:
- a CDS encoding GntR family transcriptional regulator, translating into MIYKSIAERLRLRLNSSDYHIGSPLPGEKALAQEFGVARMTIRKAVDLLVGWGLVVRRHGSGTYVARKDVHHETTNLTGLVEVLRQQGKEVHSKVLQFEVMPAPPAIASQLRIQINERIYFSRRVRYVEGKPLMLEDSYMPVKLFRTLSLAHLEGSKFDYIEKECGITISGNYESLTPVLADKQLAAVMNVQEQTPLLRITSLSYSDSGEFLNYSVMFRNTSDYQVDYHLHRVRPPAL; encoded by the coding sequence GTGATCTACAAATCCATTGCCGAAAGGCTGCGTCTGCGCCTGAATTCCTCGGACTACCACATCGGCAGCCCACTGCCTGGCGAGAAAGCGCTGGCGCAGGAGTTTGGCGTGGCGCGGATGACGATTCGCAAAGCGGTCGATTTACTGGTGGGCTGGGGGCTGGTGGTGCGCCGCCACGGCAGCGGCACCTATGTGGCGCGCAAAGACGTGCATCACGAAACCACGAATCTGACCGGGCTGGTGGAAGTGCTGCGTCAGCAAGGGAAAGAAGTACACAGCAAGGTGCTGCAGTTTGAAGTGATGCCCGCGCCGCCCGCCATCGCCAGCCAGTTGCGCATTCAGATAAACGAACGTATCTACTTCTCGCGCCGGGTGCGTTATGTCGAGGGGAAACCGCTGATGCTGGAAGACAGCTATATGCCGGTGAAGCTCTTTCGCACCCTGTCGCTGGCGCATCTGGAAGGCTCGAAGTTTGATTACATCGAGAAGGAGTGCGGGATTACCATCAGCGGCAACTATGAAAGCCTGACGCCGGTGCTGGCGGATAAACAGCTGGCGGCAGTGATGAACGTGCAGGAGCAGACGCCGCTGCTGCGCATTACGTCGCTCTCTTACAGCGATAGCGGCGAATTCCTTAATTATTCAGTGATGTTTCGCAATACCAGCGACTATCAGGTGGATTACCACCTGCATCGCGTTCGCCCGCCGGCATTATGA
- the ibpB gene encoding small heat shock chaperone IbpB → MRNYDLSPFFRQWIGFDKLANALMNTAESQSFPPYNIEKSDDNHYRITLALAGFRQEDLEIELENTVLRVKGTPVKPENEPKWLHQGLVIQPFSLSFTLAEHMEVSGATFTNGLLHIDLVRNIPEALAPQRIAIGQPRAQDDERVIEGERPALSHSETENQ, encoded by the coding sequence ATGCGTAACTATGATTTATCCCCGTTTTTCCGTCAGTGGATCGGTTTTGACAAACTGGCCAACGCGCTGATGAACACCGCTGAAAGCCAGAGCTTCCCGCCCTATAACATCGAAAAAAGCGACGATAACCACTATCGCATTACCCTTGCGTTAGCCGGTTTCCGTCAGGAAGATCTGGAGATTGAGCTGGAAAATACCGTGCTGCGCGTGAAAGGCACGCCGGTGAAACCGGAAAACGAACCGAAATGGCTCCATCAGGGGCTGGTTATTCAGCCCTTCAGCCTGAGCTTCACGCTGGCTGAACATATGGAAGTCTCCGGCGCAACCTTCACCAACGGGCTGCTGCACATCGATCTGGTGCGCAACATCCCTGAAGCGCTGGCCCCGCAGCGTATCGCCATCGGTCAGCCGCGCGCCCAGGATGACGAGCGCGTCATTGAGGGCGAACGCCCGGCGCTGAGCCACAGCGAAACCGAAAACCAGTAA
- the ibpA gene encoding small heat shock chaperone IbpA, with protein MRNFDLSPLYRSAIGFDRLFNLLENNQSQSNGGYPPYNVELVDENHYRIAIAVAGFAESELEITAQDNLLVVKGSHAPDQKERTYLYQGIAERNFERKFQLAENIFVRGANLVNGLLYIELERVIPEAKKPRRIEIGN; from the coding sequence ATGCGTAACTTTGATTTATCCCCGCTGTATCGTTCCGCCATCGGTTTTGACCGTCTTTTCAATCTGCTTGAGAACAACCAGAGCCAGAGCAACGGCGGCTACCCTCCATACAACGTCGAGCTGGTAGACGAAAACCACTACCGTATCGCCATTGCCGTGGCAGGCTTTGCAGAAAGCGAGCTGGAGATCACCGCTCAGGACAACCTGCTGGTGGTGAAAGGCTCTCACGCGCCGGATCAGAAAGAGCGTACCTACCTGTATCAGGGTATCGCCGAGCGCAACTTCGAGCGCAAATTCCAGCTGGCCGAGAATATCTTCGTGCGTGGCGCAAATCTGGTGAACGGCCTGCTCTACATTGAGCTTGAGCGCGTGATCCCGGAAGCCAAAAAACCGCGCCGTATCGAAATCGGTAACTAA
- a CDS encoding YceK/YidQ family lipoprotein, producing the protein MKMNNTLGKVIFCSSALLLGGCSSVMSHTGGGEQGYYPGTRASATMLADDDTSWGLKPLVALDLPFTAIADTLLIPWDAFRTDKSVKSRVEESEKKSFAINAVIPPAP; encoded by the coding sequence ATGAAAATGAACAATACTCTCGGGAAAGTGATTTTTTGTAGTAGCGCGTTGCTACTCGGCGGCTGTTCCAGCGTCATGTCGCACACTGGCGGCGGCGAGCAAGGGTATTATCCCGGCACGCGGGCCAGCGCGACGATGCTCGCCGATGACGACACCAGCTGGGGGCTGAAGCCGCTGGTGGCGCTCGATCTCCCCTTTACGGCGATAGCGGATACGCTGCTTATCCCGTGGGACGCCTTCCGTACCGATAAATCGGTGAAATCGCGGGTGGAAGAGAGCGAAAAGAAGTCCTTCGCCATTAACGCCGTGATCCCTCCCGCGCCCTGA
- a CDS encoding DUF3748 domain-containing protein translates to MKQLTFAPRHHQLTNINVWTPDSQWLAFDVRPPGASFTGKTIERVNVGTGEVEVIYRAPEGAHVGVVTVSPVAEQYVFIHGPENPDDTWRYDFHHRRGVVVENGAAENLDAMDITPPFTPGALRGGSHVHVFSPDGAWLSFTYNDHVLHERDPALDLRNVGVALPFGPVTPPCTHPREYAGSRWCALVSRTTPAPRPGSDEINRAYEEGWVGLDGYQKADGTRQRRALAFIGDTLTQAGVKAPELFIVDLPEDEAAWKTPGDEPLEGTPDAMPAPPAGVMQRRLTFTHDRRFPGLASTPRHWVRSNPQGTEIAFLINDDNGVAQLWLIAPAGGETRQVTQGAQGVSSAFSWHPSGEAIGFMQGNRIVLCDINTGEITPLTPLQTAAISADAVVISPDGKRIAWMQETDGFRQIWMTETGR, encoded by the coding sequence ATGAAACAGCTCACCTTCGCCCCGCGTCACCATCAGCTCACCAATATTAACGTCTGGACGCCCGACAGCCAGTGGCTGGCGTTTGACGTGCGCCCGCCCGGCGCGTCGTTTACCGGCAAAACCATTGAGCGCGTCAATGTCGGGACGGGCGAGGTGGAGGTTATCTATCGCGCCCCGGAAGGCGCGCACGTCGGCGTGGTGACGGTGAGCCCGGTGGCGGAGCAGTATGTTTTTATTCACGGCCCGGAGAACCCGGACGACACCTGGCGCTACGATTTTCATCACCGCCGCGGCGTGGTGGTGGAAAACGGCGCGGCAGAGAATCTCGACGCGATGGATATCACGCCGCCGTTCACGCCCGGCGCGCTGCGCGGCGGCAGCCATGTGCATGTGTTCAGCCCGGACGGCGCGTGGCTGAGCTTTACCTATAACGACCACGTCCTGCATGAGCGCGATCCCGCGCTTGATTTGCGTAACGTCGGCGTGGCGCTGCCGTTCGGGCCGGTCACGCCGCCCTGCACGCACCCGCGCGAATACGCAGGCAGCCGCTGGTGCGCGCTGGTGAGCCGCACCACGCCCGCGCCGCGCCCCGGCAGCGATGAGATCAACCGCGCGTATGAAGAGGGCTGGGTCGGGCTTGACGGTTATCAGAAAGCGGACGGCACGCGGCAGCGGCGCGCGCTGGCGTTTATCGGCGATACGCTGACGCAGGCAGGCGTGAAAGCGCCGGAGCTGTTTATCGTCGATTTACCGGAAGACGAGGCCGCGTGGAAGACGCCTGGCGACGAGCCGCTCGAAGGCACGCCAGACGCCATGCCTGCGCCGCCTGCAGGCGTTATGCAGCGCCGTCTGACGTTCACGCACGATCGCCGCTTCCCTGGGCTTGCCAGCACGCCGCGCCACTGGGTACGCAGCAATCCGCAGGGCACGGAAATCGCGTTTTTGATAAACGATGATAACGGCGTGGCGCAGTTGTGGCTCATTGCGCCTGCGGGCGGCGAGACGCGTCAGGTGACGCAGGGCGCACAGGGCGTATCGTCAGCGTTTAGCTGGCATCCGTCGGGCGAGGCTATCGGGTTTATGCAGGGCAATCGGATTGTGCTTTGCGATATCAACACGGGCGAGATAACGCCGCTCACGCCGCTGCAGACGGCGGCAATTTCCGCCGATGCCGTAGTGATCTCGCCGGATGGAAAACGCATCGCCTGGATGCAGGAGACCGACGGTTTCCGTCAAATCTGGATGACGGAAACCGGAAGATAA
- a CDS encoding 2-hydroxyacid dehydrogenase, giving the protein MKPIVLKHAYLPDALTTGLRERYDLREFSQMSDADFVAIAGDITALVTNGEAVVTREFIARLPALSLIAVFGVGYDGVDVAAARERGIAITHTPGVLTDDVADLAIGLMLATSRRIVAAQKFIEQGGWQQGGFTWTRKVSGARLGIFGMGRIGQAIARRAQAFDMEIRYTSRQPHSALPYRFVPGLAQLARESDFLMLCAPGGDATRGVVNAAVLEALGPQGILINVARGSVVDETALIAALESGAIAGAGLDVFTDEPNVPAPLQQRDNVVITPHMASATWETRREMSRLVLENINAWCAGEPLITPVP; this is encoded by the coding sequence ATGAAACCGATAGTGCTGAAACACGCGTATCTGCCGGATGCGCTCACGACTGGACTGCGCGAGCGCTACGATCTGCGTGAATTTTCGCAGATGTCTGACGCCGATTTCGTGGCGATTGCAGGCGATATCACGGCGCTGGTCACCAACGGTGAAGCGGTGGTCACTCGTGAATTTATCGCCCGGCTACCGGCGCTTTCGTTGATTGCGGTTTTCGGCGTCGGTTATGACGGCGTGGACGTGGCGGCGGCGCGCGAGCGCGGCATCGCCATCACCCATACGCCGGGTGTGCTGACGGATGACGTGGCCGATCTCGCCATCGGCCTGATGCTCGCCACGTCGCGCCGTATCGTCGCCGCGCAGAAGTTTATCGAGCAGGGCGGCTGGCAACAGGGCGGCTTTACGTGGACGCGAAAAGTCTCCGGCGCGCGGCTTGGTATTTTCGGCATGGGGCGCATCGGGCAGGCCATCGCCCGTCGCGCGCAGGCGTTTGATATGGAGATACGTTACACCAGCCGCCAGCCGCACAGCGCGCTGCCGTACCGCTTTGTGCCGGGTTTAGCGCAGCTCGCGCGGGAGAGCGATTTTCTGATGCTCTGCGCGCCGGGCGGCGATGCGACGCGCGGCGTGGTCAATGCGGCCGTGCTGGAGGCGCTCGGCCCGCAGGGGATTCTGATTAACGTCGCGCGCGGCAGCGTGGTGGACGAAACGGCGCTGATTGCGGCGCTGGAGAGCGGCGCGATTGCCGGCGCCGGGCTGGATGTTTTCACGGATGAGCCGAACGTGCCCGCGCCGCTCCAGCAGCGCGACAACGTCGTCATCACGCCGCATATGGCGAGCGCCACGTGGGAGACGCGGCGCGAAATGTCGCGGCTGGTGCTGGAGAATATCAACGCCTGGTGTGCGGGCGAGCCGCTGATTACGCCGGTTCCCTGA
- a CDS encoding MFS transporter: MHTDLYSTTLRQLNAKIIPFIIICYFVANLDKTNISIAALQMNADLGLSASMYGLGVGMFYISYIIFEIPSNVIMTKVGARVWIARIMITWGIVSAGMSLVQTPTQLYVMRFLLGMAEAGFTPGIIYYISCWFPKSNRARAMSFFYMGSVMASIIGLPISGSILNMHGLADIAGWRWLFAIEGVPAVVLGIMVLWRLPQTPDHAPWLSAEQKGWLKAQLARDNAGVEMGKNHSWLSALKNKTVLLLSLVWFLQAFGSIGITLFLPLIIKSMASDQSNIVVSLLSAVPFIAACLFMYLNGRHSDTTHERSWHLGLPLILSGVSLAIAVWSSNLLVAYGLLVLTVGFNFALTPIFWAVTTEKLAGVAAAASIAFINTVANFVGLGLPPVLGKIKDATDSYHYGLLIVAVALILGGIIGVLVSRPARPGAAEPSASLKQESR, encoded by the coding sequence ATGCATACCGATCTGTACTCGACCACCCTGCGGCAGCTCAACGCGAAGATAATTCCGTTTATCATCATCTGCTACTTTGTCGCTAACCTCGATAAAACCAACATTTCCATCGCGGCGCTGCAAATGAACGCCGATCTCGGTCTGAGCGCCAGCATGTATGGCCTCGGCGTCGGGATGTTCTACATCTCCTACATCATTTTTGAAATCCCGAGCAACGTCATCATGACGAAGGTGGGTGCCCGCGTCTGGATAGCGCGCATCATGATCACCTGGGGCATCGTCAGCGCCGGGATGTCGCTGGTACAGACGCCAACGCAGCTCTACGTCATGCGCTTTTTGCTCGGCATGGCGGAGGCGGGCTTTACGCCGGGCATCATCTATTACATCTCCTGCTGGTTCCCGAAGAGTAACCGCGCGCGGGCGATGTCGTTCTTTTACATGGGCTCGGTGATGGCGTCGATTATCGGCCTGCCGATCTCCGGCTCTATTCTCAATATGCACGGCCTCGCGGATATCGCAGGCTGGCGCTGGCTGTTCGCCATCGAGGGCGTTCCGGCGGTGGTGCTCGGCATTATGGTGCTCTGGCGGCTGCCGCAGACGCCGGATCACGCCCCGTGGCTGTCGGCAGAACAAAAAGGCTGGCTGAAGGCGCAGCTGGCGCGCGACAACGCGGGCGTGGAAATGGGTAAAAACCACAGCTGGCTGAGCGCACTGAAAAACAAAACCGTGCTGCTGCTGAGCCTGGTCTGGTTCCTCCAGGCATTTGGCTCTATCGGCATTACGCTGTTTCTGCCGCTCATCATCAAAAGCATGGCGAGCGACCAGAGCAACATCGTGGTGAGCCTGCTCTCCGCCGTGCCGTTTATCGCTGCCTGCCTGTTTATGTATCTCAATGGCCGCCACTCCGACACCACACATGAGCGCTCCTGGCATCTCGGCCTGCCGCTCATCCTCTCCGGCGTATCGCTGGCTATCGCTGTCTGGTCCAGCAACCTGCTGGTGGCCTACGGGCTACTGGTGCTGACGGTCGGTTTTAACTTCGCCCTCACGCCGATTTTCTGGGCGGTCACGACCGAAAAACTGGCGGGTGTGGCCGCTGCCGCCTCTATCGCCTTTATTAATACCGTGGCGAATTTCGTCGGGCTTGGCCTGCCGCCGGTGCTCGGCAAAATCAAAGACGCGACGGACAGCTACCACTACGGGCTGCTGATTGTGGCCGTGGCGCTGATCCTGGGCGGCATTATTGGCGTGCTGGTCTCGCGTCCGGCGCGCCCTGGCGCGGCTGAACCGTCCGCTTCACTTAAACAGGAGTCCCGATGA
- a CDS encoding MFS transporter → MDISVTAAKPGRRRYLTLAMIFITVVICYVDRANLAVASAHIQEEFGISKAEMGYVFSAFAWLYTLCQIPGGWFLDRMGSRLTYFIAIFGWSVATLFQGFATGLLSLIGLRAITGVFEAPAFPTNNRMVTSWFPEHERASAVGFYTSGQFVGLAFLTPLLIWIQELLSWHWVFIVTGGIGIIWSLVWFKVYQPPRLTKGISQAELDYIRDGGLVDGDAPVAKAERQPLSRADWKLVFHRKLIGVYLGQFAVTSTLWFFLTWFPNYLTQEKGITALKAGFMTTVPFLAAFFGVLLSGWLADKLVKKGFSLGAARKTPIICGLLISTCIMGANYTNDPTWIVVLMALAFFGNGFASITWSLVSSLAPMRLIGLTGGMFNFVGGLGGITVPLVIGYLAQDYGFGPALVYISVVALISALSYILLVGEVKRVG, encoded by the coding sequence ATGGATATTTCTGTAACTGCTGCAAAACCGGGGCGTCGTCGTTATCTGACGCTGGCGATGATCTTTATTACCGTGGTGATTTGCTATGTCGACCGCGCCAATTTAGCTGTGGCGTCGGCGCATATTCAGGAGGAGTTTGGCATCAGCAAAGCGGAAATGGGCTACGTCTTTTCCGCCTTCGCCTGGCTCTATACGCTCTGCCAGATCCCCGGCGGCTGGTTTCTCGACCGCATGGGCTCGCGCCTGACCTACTTCATCGCCATTTTCGGCTGGTCGGTCGCGACGCTGTTTCAGGGCTTCGCCACCGGGCTGCTCTCGCTCATCGGCCTGCGCGCCATCACCGGCGTGTTTGAGGCCCCTGCGTTCCCGACCAACAACCGCATGGTGACCAGCTGGTTTCCGGAGCACGAGCGCGCCTCGGCGGTCGGGTTTTATACCTCCGGCCAGTTCGTCGGGCTCGCGTTTCTCACGCCGCTGCTCATCTGGATCCAGGAGCTTTTAAGCTGGCACTGGGTGTTTATCGTCACCGGCGGCATCGGGATTATCTGGTCGCTCGTCTGGTTTAAGGTTTACCAGCCGCCGCGGCTCACCAAAGGCATCAGCCAGGCGGAGCTGGATTACATCCGCGACGGCGGCCTGGTGGACGGCGACGCGCCCGTTGCAAAGGCCGAGCGCCAGCCGCTCTCCCGCGCCGACTGGAAGCTGGTGTTTCATCGCAAACTGATTGGGGTTTATCTCGGCCAGTTTGCGGTCACCTCCACGCTCTGGTTCTTCCTCACCTGGTTCCCGAACTATCTCACCCAGGAGAAAGGCATCACGGCGCTGAAGGCGGGCTTTATGACGACCGTGCCGTTCCTCGCCGCGTTCTTCGGTGTGCTGCTTTCCGGCTGGCTGGCGGACAAGCTGGTGAAAAAAGGGTTTTCACTGGGCGCGGCGCGTAAAACGCCGATTATCTGCGGCTTGCTGATTTCCACCTGCATTATGGGCGCGAACTACACCAACGATCCGACATGGATTGTGGTGCTGATGGCGCTCGCGTTCTTCGGTAACGGCTTTGCGTCGATCACCTGGTCGCTGGTCTCGTCGCTGGCCCCGATGCGCCTGATTGGGCTTACCGGCGGCATGTTTAACTTTGTCGGCGGGCTGGGCGGCATCACGGTGCCGCTGGTGATTGGTTATCTGGCGCAGGATTACGGCTTCGGCCCGGCGCTGGTGTACATCTCGGTGGTGGCGCTTATCAGCGCGCTCTCTTACATCCTGCTGGTCGGGGAGGTGAAACGCGTCGGCTAA
- the dgoD gene encoding galactonate dehydratase, protein MKITKLTTYRLPPRWMFLKIETDEGVVGWGEPVIEGRARTVEAAVHELGEYLIGQDPARINDLWQVMYRGGFYRGGPILMSAIAGIDQALWDIKGKVLNAPVWQLMGGLVRDKIKAYSWVGGDRPAEVIAGIKTLRQIGFDTFKLNGCEELGIIDDSRKVDAAVNTVAQIREEFGSDIEFGLDFHGRVSAPMAKILIKELEPYRPLFIEEPVLAEQAEYYPRLAAQTHIPIAAGERMFSRFEFKRVLEAGGLAILQPDLSHAGGITECAKIAAMAEAYDVGLAPHCPLGPIALAACLHVDFISRNAVFQEQSMGIHYNQGAELLDFVKNKDDFKMEGGYFQPLMKPGLGVEIDEEQVVARSQSCADWRNPLWRHPDGSVAEW, encoded by the coding sequence ATGAAAATAACCAAACTAACGACATACCGTTTACCGCCCCGCTGGATGTTTCTGAAGATTGAAACTGACGAAGGCGTGGTGGGCTGGGGCGAACCGGTGATTGAGGGCCGGGCGCGGACGGTCGAGGCGGCGGTCCATGAGCTGGGCGAATATTTGATTGGTCAGGATCCGGCGCGCATCAACGACCTGTGGCAGGTGATGTATCGCGGCGGGTTTTACCGCGGCGGCCCAATCCTGATGAGCGCCATCGCCGGTATCGACCAGGCGCTGTGGGATATTAAAGGCAAAGTGCTGAACGCGCCGGTCTGGCAGTTAATGGGCGGCCTGGTGCGCGATAAAATTAAAGCGTACAGCTGGGTGGGTGGCGACCGTCCGGCAGAAGTTATCGCCGGTATTAAAACGCTGCGCCAGATAGGCTTTGATACCTTTAAATTAAACGGCTGCGAAGAGTTAGGCATTATTGATGATTCGCGTAAAGTCGACGCGGCGGTCAATACCGTGGCGCAGATCCGTGAAGAATTTGGCAGCGATATCGAATTTGGTCTCGATTTCCATGGTCGCGTCAGCGCGCCGATGGCGAAAATATTAATTAAAGAGCTGGAGCCGTATCGCCCGTTATTTATTGAAGAGCCGGTATTAGCCGAGCAGGCGGAATATTATCCGCGCCTCGCCGCGCAGACGCATATTCCGATTGCGGCGGGCGAGCGGATGTTCTCGCGCTTTGAATTTAAGCGCGTGCTGGAAGCAGGCGGCCTGGCAATTCTGCAACCCGATTTATCGCATGCGGGCGGTATTACCGAGTGCGCGAAAATCGCCGCGATGGCGGAGGCGTATGACGTCGGCCTTGCGCCGCATTGCCCGCTCGGGCCCATCGCGCTGGCGGCCTGTCTGCATGTCGATTTCATCTCGCGCAATGCGGTGTTCCAGGAGCAGAGTATGGGCATCCATTATAACCAGGGCGCTGAGCTGCTTGATTTTGTTAAAAATAAAGACGATTTCAAAATGGAAGGCGGTTACTTCCAGCCGTTGATGAAGCCGGGGCTTGGCGTGGAGATCGACGAAGAGCAGGTGGTGGCGCGCAGTCAGAGTTGCGCGGACTGGCGCAATCCGTTGTGGCGGCACCCTGACGGCTCCGTCGCCGAATGGTAA
- a CDS encoding 2-dehydro-3-deoxy-6-phosphogalactonate aldolase: MQWHNKLPLIAILRGITPDEAHDHVAAVIDAGFEAVEIPLNSPDWRTSIAAMVNAFGDRALIGAGTVLKPEQVDELAEMGSKLVVTPNIQPEVIRRAVSYGMTVCPGCATATEAFNAIEAGAQALKIFPSAAFGPDYIKALKAVLPPEIPVFAVGGVTPENLAVWLKAGCVGAGLGSDLYRAGQPVERTAAQAKAFVKAYREAVQ; this comes from the coding sequence ATGCAGTGGCACAATAAACTTCCGCTCATCGCCATCCTGCGCGGCATCACGCCCGACGAGGCGCACGATCACGTCGCGGCGGTTATCGACGCCGGGTTCGAGGCGGTGGAAATCCCGCTCAATTCGCCGGACTGGCGCACCAGTATCGCCGCGATGGTCAACGCGTTTGGCGATCGCGCGCTGATTGGCGCAGGCACGGTATTAAAGCCGGAGCAGGTGGATGAGCTGGCAGAGATGGGCAGCAAACTTGTCGTCACGCCCAACATTCAGCCGGAGGTGATCCGGCGCGCGGTGAGCTACGGCATGACTGTCTGCCCGGGCTGCGCTACCGCGACTGAGGCGTTCAACGCTATAGAGGCTGGCGCGCAGGCGCTGAAAATCTTCCCGTCTGCTGCCTTCGGCCCCGATTACATCAAAGCATTAAAAGCCGTGCTGCCGCCGGAAATTCCGGTGTTCGCCGTGGGCGGCGTTACGCCGGAAAACCTGGCGGTGTGGCTGAAAGCGGGCTGCGTCGGCGCCGGGCTTGGCAGCGATTTATATCGCGCCGGGCAGCCGGTTGAGCGCACGGCCGCGCAGGCAAAAGCATTTGTTAAGGCGTATCGGGAGGCAGTGCAATGA
- a CDS encoding 2-dehydro-3-deoxygalactonokinase, whose amino-acid sequence MTSRYIAIDWGSTNLRAWLYQGEQCLESRQSEAGVTRLNGRTPEAVLAQVTEGWRDDATPVVMAGMVGSNAGWKIAPYLPCPARFADIGSQLTTVAERVFIIPGLCVSRDDNRNVMRGEETQLLGACELAPAPLYIMPGTHCKWVQADAQQVDDFRTVMTGELHHLLLTHSLIGAGLPEQQPSADAFNAGLEQGAETDAPLTRLFEVRAAHVLGSLAREHVAEFLSGLLIGNEVASQLRHWQPDRHSPLTLVASPSLASRYQRALSLLGYTAQALEGDRAFQTGIRSLAHAVAQ is encoded by the coding sequence ATGACATCTCGCTACATCGCTATCGACTGGGGTTCCACCAATCTGCGCGCCTGGCTTTACCAGGGCGAGCAGTGCCTGGAAAGCAGGCAATCGGAGGCGGGCGTCACCCGCCTCAACGGCAGAACCCCCGAAGCGGTGTTAGCGCAGGTAACCGAAGGCTGGCGCGATGACGCCACGCCGGTCGTCATGGCGGGCATGGTCGGCAGCAACGCGGGCTGGAAAATCGCCCCGTATCTGCCGTGCCCGGCCCGTTTTGCTGATATCGGCAGCCAGCTCACGACGGTGGCGGAACGCGTTTTTATTATCCCTGGCCTGTGCGTAAGCCGTGACGACAACCGCAACGTCATGCGCGGCGAAGAAACCCAGCTGCTCGGTGCCTGTGAGCTGGCCCCCGCGCCGCTCTACATCATGCCCGGCACGCACTGCAAATGGGTACAGGCGGACGCGCAGCAGGTTGATGATTTCCGCACGGTGATGACCGGCGAGCTGCACCATCTTTTATTAACCCATTCGTTGATTGGCGCAGGCCTGCCGGAACAGCAGCCGAGCGCCGATGCCTTTAACGCCGGGCTTGAACAGGGCGCGGAAACCGACGCGCCGCTGACCCGCCTGTTTGAAGTTCGCGCCGCCCATGTGCTGGGAAGCCTTGCGCGCGAACACGTCGCTGAATTTCTTTCTGGGTTGCTGATTGGCAACGAAGTGGCAAGCCAGCTTCGCCACTGGCAGCCAGACCGTCATTCCCCTCTCACGCTGGTCGCCAGCCCGTCGCTCGCCAGCCGTTACCAGCGCGCGCTGTCGCTGCTGGGATATACGGCGCAGGCGCTTGAAGGCGACCGCGCATTTCAGACAGGCATAAGGAGTCTCGCTCATGCAGTGGCACAATAA
- the dgoR gene encoding D-galactonate utilization transcriptional regulator DgoR, whose protein sequence is MTKTDRIIVTLGRQIVGGKYVPNASLPAEAELCEEFETSRNIIREVYRSLMAKRLIEMKRYRGAFVAPRNQWNYLDTEVLQWVLEHDDDPRLIASMSEVRNLVEPAIARWAAERATSSDLARIEAALNDMIANNQDRDAFNEADIRYHEAVLEAVHNPVLQQLSVAISSLQRAVFERTWMGDEANMPKTLQEHKALFDAIRHQDGEAAEQAALTMIASSTKRLKEIT, encoded by the coding sequence ATGACCAAAACCGACCGCATCATCGTGACGCTGGGCCGCCAGATCGTTGGCGGGAAATATGTACCGAACGCGTCACTGCCGGCAGAAGCGGAGCTGTGCGAGGAGTTTGAAACCTCGCGCAACATCATTCGCGAAGTGTATCGCTCGCTGATGGCGAAGCGGCTCATTGAGATGAAGCGCTATCGCGGTGCGTTTGTCGCGCCCCGCAACCAGTGGAACTACCTCGACACCGAGGTGCTCCAGTGGGTGCTGGAACATGACGATGACCCGCGCCTGATTGCCTCGATGAGCGAAGTGCGCAACCTTGTGGAGCCCGCTATCGCCCGTTGGGCGGCAGAGCGCGCGACCTCAAGCGATCTGGCGCGTATTGAAGCGGCGCTGAACGACATGATTGCCAACAACCAGGATCGCGACGCCTTTAACGAGGCGGACATTCGTTATCACGAAGCGGTACTGGAGGCGGTGCATAACCCGGTGCTGCAACAGCTCAGCGTGGCGATAAGTTCCCTGCAACGGGCTGTGTTTGAGCGTACCTGGATGGGTGATGAGGCCAACATGCCGAAAACGCTCCAGGAGCATAAAGCGCTGTTTGATGCTATCCGGCATCAGGACGGCGAGGCGGCGGAGCAGGCGGCATTAACCATGATTGCCAGCTCGACAAAAAGGCTTAAGGAAATCACATGA
- a CDS encoding type I toxin-antitoxin system Hok family toxin, producing MICITLLMFTFLTRHSLCELRLKDGQREFAAFLAYESGK from the coding sequence ATGATATGTATAACGTTGTTAATGTTCACATTTCTGACGCGTCATTCGCTGTGCGAACTGAGGCTGAAGGACGGGCAAAGGGAATTTGCTGCGTTTCTGGCTTACGAATCCGGTAAGTAG